One genomic segment of [Phormidium] sp. ETS-05 includes these proteins:
- a CDS encoding helicase-related protein has product MEKPCRGETIDQICYINSGVIFRVVSNAKALTPNPSPRSGEGSPSPSPPVPPSPLSRMSKTFIPTPGSIVSCRDRQWVVLPSENQDIVRLRPLSGNEDQIAGIYLPLELETITPATFPLPHPDQVQDHTAAALLRDAARLALRSGAGPFRCLGRLSVRPRPYQLVPLLMALRLETVRLLIADDVGIGKTIEAGLIVRELLDRQEIKRLAVLCPPHLCEQWQGELREKFHIDAVVVRSGTAAKLERDIPNGSHIFSYYRYLIVSLDYVKSERHCSSFLAHCHDMVIVDEAHTCTHTSKNASQQQRHELIKQIAQPPDRHLLLLTATPHSGIEESFLSLLGLLQPEFQDLTLDNLSEKQRASLARHFIQRRRADVKQWLGNETPFPDRSSLEQPYRLSKEYKSLFEDVYSFARGLVKTATPEMSYSQRRGRYWSALALIRCVMSSPAAAVATLNRQVSKTGGSNDLPADLDEDLMAAYVYDRTDQEQAVDASPTVAHSLATAQTPDQKKLREFVQAAQAVSGDRDQKLQKALASVETLLTEGFNPILWCRYIATATYLADALKQKLEKKGSQIRIIAITGELSDSEREIRLNELKSYPQRVLVATDCLSEGVNLQEHFNAVIHYDLPWNPNRLEQREGRVDRYGQMAPVVKSYLLYGQDNPVDGAVLDVLIRKAVKIHKALGVTVPVPMDSTTISEAVFKSLFDRATDAVQLSLLDLLDEEESAVEQVHKSWDMAVEREKTSRTRFAQASIKPEEVRQELIESDQILGSEEDVQRFVLSACDRLHCSLVKKKQYWLLPNSPVGTTRESPLQLTFTTPTPEGVEYVGRNHPLVQGLARRLLEEALSNSQNPVAARCGYTITNAVEKRTTLLLLRLRHLLDSPKHHSLLAEECTAVAFTGPPSNPIWFSPEESLALLPQITPTGDVAQGIKRSEIEELLGRIDEISSELELFARQRAHTLSQSHRRVRAITKEGQIQVKPQLPLDILGVYILQPGRR; this is encoded by the coding sequence GTGGAGAAACCTTGTCGGGGCGAAACGATCGACCAGATATGTTATATTAACTCCGGGGTCATCTTTCGGGTTGTTTCTAACGCTAAAGCCCTCACCCCCAACCCCTCTCCCAGGTCGGGAGAGGGGAGCCCGTCCCCCAGTCCCCCAGTCCCCCCATCTCCCCTCTCGAGAATGTCTAAAACCTTCATTCCCACACCCGGTTCTATTGTTAGCTGTCGCGATCGCCAGTGGGTGGTGTTGCCCTCAGAAAACCAGGATATTGTCCGGTTGCGTCCCCTGAGTGGGAATGAGGACCAAATAGCTGGTATCTATCTGCCCCTGGAATTAGAAACCATCACCCCCGCCACCTTTCCCCTCCCCCACCCCGACCAAGTGCAAGACCACACAGCAGCGGCGTTACTGAGGGATGCAGCTCGTTTGGCGTTGCGCAGTGGCGCCGGACCGTTTCGCTGTTTGGGGCGGTTATCCGTGCGTCCCCGTCCCTATCAGTTAGTCCCCCTATTGATGGCTCTAAGACTAGAAACCGTGCGCCTCCTAATTGCTGATGATGTGGGGATTGGTAAAACCATTGAAGCCGGATTAATTGTCAGAGAATTGTTAGACCGCCAAGAAATAAAGCGTCTCGCTGTCCTCTGTCCACCCCATTTGTGCGAACAATGGCAAGGCGAACTGCGAGAAAAGTTTCACATTGATGCGGTAGTGGTACGTTCTGGTACTGCAGCTAAATTAGAACGGGATATCCCCAATGGCAGCCATATTTTTAGTTACTATCGTTACCTGATAGTTAGCTTGGATTATGTGAAATCAGAGCGCCACTGTAGCAGTTTTCTTGCCCACTGTCACGATATGGTGATTGTGGATGAAGCCCATACCTGCACCCATACGAGTAAAAATGCGTCCCAACAGCAACGCCACGAGTTAATCAAGCAAATTGCCCAACCGCCAGACCGCCATCTACTCTTACTCACCGCAACTCCCCACAGTGGGATTGAGGAATCTTTTTTATCGCTTCTGGGACTGCTACAGCCAGAATTCCAGGATTTGACCCTGGATAACCTCTCGGAAAAACAACGCGCAAGCCTCGCCCGTCATTTCATCCAGCGTCGCCGAGCTGATGTGAAACAGTGGTTAGGCAATGAAACCCCCTTTCCCGATCGCTCATCCCTAGAACAACCCTACCGACTATCAAAGGAATATAAATCCCTATTTGAAGACGTTTACAGTTTTGCCCGGGGGCTGGTGAAAACCGCCACCCCAGAAATGAGCTACAGCCAACGCCGGGGACGGTATTGGTCCGCCTTAGCCCTAATTCGTTGCGTCATGTCTTCCCCAGCAGCGGCGGTAGCAACCCTCAACCGCCAAGTCAGCAAAACCGGCGGTTCCAATGACCTACCAGCAGATTTAGATGAAGATTTGATGGCGGCTTACGTTTACGATCGCACTGACCAAGAGCAAGCCGTTGACGCCTCCCCCACTGTAGCCCATAGTTTGGCCACAGCCCAAACCCCAGACCAAAAGAAACTGCGGGAATTTGTGCAAGCGGCCCAGGCGGTATCAGGCGATCGAGACCAGAAACTACAAAAAGCCCTTGCCAGCGTTGAAACCCTACTCACCGAAGGCTTTAACCCCATTTTGTGGTGTCGCTATATCGCCACCGCCACTTATCTCGCCGACGCTCTCAAGCAAAAACTAGAGAAAAAGGGCAGCCAAATTAGAATTATCGCCATTACAGGGGAGCTGTCCGACTCAGAACGAGAAATCCGCCTTAATGAGTTGAAATCTTATCCCCAGCGAGTCCTAGTAGCGACAGACTGTTTGAGCGAAGGGGTGAACCTGCAAGAACATTTTAACGCCGTGATTCACTATGATTTGCCTTGGAACCCCAATCGTCTAGAACAGCGGGAAGGGCGAGTGGACCGTTACGGACAAATGGCGCCAGTGGTGAAAAGTTATCTGCTTTATGGCCAAGATAACCCCGTAGATGGAGCCGTCCTAGATGTGCTAATCCGCAAAGCAGTAAAGATTCACAAAGCTTTAGGCGTCACCGTCCCCGTGCCAATGGATAGCACCACCATATCAGAAGCCGTGTTTAAATCTCTGTTTGACAGAGCTACAGACGCCGTGCAGTTGTCTCTACTGGACCTGCTCGATGAGGAAGAGTCCGCCGTGGAGCAAGTCCACAAAAGCTGGGATATGGCGGTAGAGCGAGAGAAAACCAGCCGGACTCGGTTCGCACAAGCGTCGATTAAACCGGAAGAAGTGCGGCAAGAATTGATAGAATCTGACCAAATCCTCGGTAGTGAGGAAGATGTCCAGCGGTTTGTCTTGTCCGCGTGCGATCGCCTCCACTGTTCCCTAGTCAAGAAAAAGCAATACTGGCTATTACCCAACTCCCCTGTAGGGACAACTCGCGAATCCCCCCTACAACTCACCTTCACCACCCCCACCCCAGAAGGGGTAGAATATGTAGGGCGCAATCATCCCTTAGTCCAAGGATTAGCGCGTCGCCTACTAGAAGAAGCCTTGAGCAACAGCCAAAACCCCGTAGCCGCCCGGTGTGGTTATACAATTACCAACGCCGTCGAGAAGCGCACCACCCTCCTCCTCCTGCGGTTACGGCATTTATTAGACAGTCCCAAACATCACAGCCTCCTAGCCGAAGAATGCACAGCGGTAGCATTTACCGGCCCCCCCTCTAATCCGATTTGGTTCTCCCCAGAAGAATCCCTCGCCCTCCTGCCACAAATCACCCCCACCGGTGATGTGGCTCAAGGCATCAAACGGTCAGAAATAGAGGAATTATTAGGCAGAATCGACGAAATCAGCAGCGAATTAGAATTATTTGCCCGTCAGCGCGCCCACACCTTATCTCAATCCCATCGCCGGGTGAGAGCCATCACCAAGGAAGGCCAAATTCAAGTTAAACCGCAACTGCCATTAGATATTCTCGGAGTCTATATTTTGCAGCCCGGAAGGAGGTAA
- a CDS encoding DNA methyltransferase translates to MAGAGTLTAIQIEGNLIAPDMPAELLAGNIKGQAPEDFGLKKTDKLADEIATAWGDAKAYWAAFQRGLSRLGPEDPATTITREQWVMPLLRSFGYNPVYTAKAEIVEGQTYAISHRAEMGENPPPIHIIGCRVKLEQRPPSGIPRLSAHALVQEYLNRTEHLWGIVTNGLQWRLLRDSSLMTRLTYIEFDLEQILNGENFAEFGLFYRLFHRSRLPLGMEDADKCLLEFYHQEALQQGGRVRDRLRDGVEKALLQLGNGFLQHPSNETLRNRVRSWASALPEGLKPNYEPLTAPDFYRQLLLLVYRLLFLMVAESRNLLLAGEDEEKARIYLEYYSIDRLRLLAEPPTTRREGFQDLWQGLRVTFSLFDQNWRGQFLGLSPLNGDLFGSGTLADLNDCAIDNYDLLSAIRHLSLYEQNRQLRRVNYAALDVEELGSVYESLLDFAPQIQSHQGIYQFVLITGSDRKTTGSYYTPPELVGQLIKSALEPVIEAKLRNYAKGLDGAEAQLRTSGGAEAQLRTSGGAEAQLRTEEALLSLKICDPACGSGHFLLAAARRIGKELARVRTGEAQPGPEPLRQAIRDVIQHCIYGVDLNPLAVDLCKVALWIEGFCRGLPLNFLDHRIKCGNSLVGVFDLEVLHEGIPDDAFKAVTGDDKKLATQLKKENKKQRKDQQSGQLTTDSLEPSRDAYVALWQKLEQIPENTTEGYRQKANKYQENRADAGWWRDYSACNLWTAAFLPPHRAAFAIIAHNGGSVAAIAGK, encoded by the coding sequence ATGGCTGGAGCAGGCACTTTAACCGCTATTCAAATTGAAGGGAATTTAATCGCCCCAGATATGCCCGCCGAATTGCTAGCTGGCAATATCAAAGGTCAAGCTCCAGAAGATTTTGGCCTGAAAAAAACCGACAAATTGGCGGATGAAATTGCCACCGCTTGGGGTGATGCTAAGGCTTATTGGGCCGCGTTTCAACGGGGACTCTCCCGCCTAGGACCCGAAGACCCCGCCACCACCATCACTCGCGAACAGTGGGTAATGCCTTTGTTACGCAGTTTCGGCTACAATCCCGTTTATACCGCTAAAGCTGAAATCGTCGAAGGACAAACTTATGCCATTTCCCATCGGGCGGAAATGGGGGAAAATCCACCACCAATTCATATTATCGGCTGTCGGGTAAAGTTAGAACAGCGTCCGCCCTCGGGAATTCCCAGATTATCCGCTCATGCTCTGGTACAAGAATATCTCAACCGCACTGAACATTTGTGGGGAATTGTCACCAATGGCTTACAATGGCGCCTACTGCGGGATTCTTCCCTGATGACTCGCCTCACTTATATTGAATTTGACTTAGAACAGATTCTCAATGGGGAGAATTTTGCCGAGTTTGGGTTATTTTATCGCCTATTCCACCGTTCCCGCTTGCCCCTGGGGATGGAAGATGCAGATAAATGCCTATTGGAGTTTTACCACCAAGAGGCCCTGCAGCAGGGGGGTCGAGTACGCGATCGGCTCCGTGACGGCGTAGAAAAAGCCCTCCTACAGTTAGGAAACGGCTTCCTCCAACATCCCAGCAATGAAACTCTCAGAAATCGGGTTCGTAGTTGGGCTTCAGCCCTTCCGGAGGGGCTAAAACCCAACTACGAACCCTTGACAGCTCCAGACTTTTACCGCCAGTTGCTGCTACTCGTCTATCGCCTGCTCTTCCTGATGGTAGCCGAGTCCCGAAACCTGCTCCTAGCTGGGGAGGATGAAGAAAAAGCCAGAATCTACCTGGAATATTACAGTATCGATCGCCTGCGGCTATTAGCCGAGCCACCCACCACCCGACGGGAAGGGTTCCAAGACTTATGGCAAGGTTTGCGCGTCACATTCAGCCTTTTTGACCAAAACTGGCGGGGGCAATTCTTGGGACTATCGCCATTAAACGGCGACTTATTCGGCAGCGGGACCCTAGCCGATTTGAATGACTGCGCCATTGATAACTACGACTTGCTCTCAGCCATCCGCCACCTATCCTTATACGAGCAAAACCGACAATTACGGCGGGTGAACTACGCCGCTCTCGATGTGGAAGAATTGGGGAGCGTTTATGAGAGTTTATTAGACTTTGCCCCCCAAATCCAGTCCCATCAAGGAATCTACCAATTTGTCCTCATCACCGGGAGCGACAGAAAAACCACCGGGTCCTATTACACCCCCCCGGAACTGGTGGGGCAATTGATTAAAAGTGCTTTAGAGCCGGTTATCGAAGCGAAACTCCGTAATTACGCAAAAGGGTTAGATGGGGCTGAAGCCCAACTACGAACCTCCGGAGGGGCTGAAGCCCAACTACGAACCTCCGGAGGGGCTGAAGCCCAACTACGAACAGAAGAAGCCTTACTCAGCCTCAAAATTTGCGACCCCGCTTGTGGTTCCGGGCATTTTCTCCTCGCCGCCGCTCGCCGCATTGGCAAAGAATTGGCGCGGGTCCGCACTGGAGAAGCTCAACCCGGACCCGAACCCCTGCGCCAAGCTATTCGCGATGTCATTCAACACTGTATTTATGGAGTGGACTTAAACCCCCTCGCCGTGGACCTGTGCAAAGTCGCCCTGTGGATTGAGGGATTTTGTCGCGGTTTGCCCTTGAACTTCTTGGACCACCGGATTAAATGCGGTAACTCTCTGGTGGGAGTGTTTGATTTGGAGGTGTTGCACGAGGGGATACCCGATGACGCCTTTAAAGCAGTGACGGGAGACGATAAAAAGCTGGCAACCCAGTTAAAGAAGGAAAACAAGAAGCAACGCAAAGACCAGCAAAGCGGTCAGTTGACTACCGATAGTTTGGAACCCTCGCGAGATGCTTATGTGGCATTGTGGCAGAAATTAGAGCAAATCCCGGAAAATACCACCGAGGGATACCGGCAAAAAGCTAACAAATATCAGGAAAACCGCGCCGATGCGGGGTGGTGGCGCGATTATTCCGCTTGCAACCTCTGGACCGCCGCCTTTTTACCCCCTCACAGAGCAGCATTTGCAATTATTGCCCACAACGGCGGCTCTGTCGCGGCTATTGCTGGAAAATAA
- a CDS encoding Uma2 family endonuclease — protein sequence MNALILTIPPIAQLTDEQFYQLCQANRDVKFERGTTGELIIMPPTGGGTGKRNLKISQQLANWADADATGVAFDSSTGFKLPNGADRSPDASWIPLAKWNALTPEQQEKFLPFAPDFVVELRSVSDGLKPLQDKMEEYRENGTRLGWLIDPQNRQVAIYRRDKETEVLDNPAILSGEAVLPGFELNLSVIWG from the coding sequence ATGAACGCCTTAATTTTAACCATCCCCCCGATCGCCCAACTCACAGACGAGCAATTTTATCAGCTATGTCAAGCTAACCGAGATGTAAAATTTGAACGGGGAACCACAGGAGAGTTAATTATCATGCCACCCACAGGAGGAGGTACGGGAAAACGCAACCTCAAAATATCTCAACAATTAGCCAACTGGGCGGACGCCGACGCCACAGGAGTTGCCTTTGACTCTTCCACCGGGTTTAAACTGCCTAACGGGGCCGATCGTTCTCCCGATGCTTCTTGGATTCCCCTAGCCAAATGGAACGCCCTTACCCCAGAGCAGCAAGAAAAATTTCTGCCTTTTGCTCCCGACTTTGTGGTAGAATTGCGGTCAGTTAGCGATGGTTTAAAACCCCTCCAAGACAAAATGGAGGAATACAGAGAAAATGGCACCCGCTTAGGTTGGCTGATTGACCCCCAAAATCGCCAAGTCGCAATTTATCGCCGGGACAAAGAAACCGAAGTGTTAGACAATCCTGCCATTCTTTCCGGCGAAGCAGTCCTCCCCGGTTTTGAACTAAATTTATCAGTCATCTGGGGATAA
- a CDS encoding DEAD/DEAH box helicase: MSKSILDIFKFRQNVIDEYRSYIESFLKIRDERLKTFVDEQLEKGQLWTDPLLQLNPTYKPGGTVTELIRQGVLHPDCAKYFSKNGQPFHFRYHQEQAFLAAQRQEPYVLTTGTGSGKSMTYVVPIFDDLLRHPDIKGVRAILVYPMNALINSQKEELEKFLRQVSHTHIRVAQYTGQESLEQKTAIQNNPPQILLTNYMMLELMLTRTHEDKLVESPNLKFLVLDELHTYRGRQGADVALLIRKLRQRSGQNLLCIGTSATMSTGGSRQNRQEVVAEVASKLFGVEVKPNNVIDETLERSIKTVAATPAQLCQSILAGLPPESAQTLTAFQAHPLSNWIEMNFGLEEQEGHLVRRTPVSLEQGAKKLAEFCATALLPDEQKPNSAQCLEVLKQMFLWGSRTKGLAFRLHQFISQGGSVYTTIEPKDKRWLTLDGQYVTKDKRLLYPLVFCRDCGQDYYMVRYDGGQNTVLPLLPTAIDIDPDDEDIQEGYLTLDEPGLWQDSDQENLPDTWFTETKKKGRYPKKEYAKFIPKKLQILPNGRVTKSLLEGIGCWFLPKPFLLCLNCGIVHDKRKNEFAKLSRISSEGRSTATTLLCLSAVDNLKSSAAVKREAAKILSFTDNRQDASLQAGHFNDFVQTSFLRVSLHKALQANGQLTHSNLAREVVKYMGLSQGEYAQEVAEFGSGKRRNEGAFQDLIEYRLYEDLRRGWRIVQPNLEQCGLLAIEYDGLEEECGNDALWEKHSDDILLQATPEQRFIAAKALLDRLRRELAIDAELLQPERCQQLKKDVVQALKDPWSFEEKELLQQAARATLTSSSSRKKGEIREMKLTSRSKIGRFLREKAWPWRNWPLTEPEYNHLIDALVNALADAGYLKKHPSGVQLRVDSLVWKATKISNLTPDPVTERRLQGQEDTPTTVNTFFQNFYETKAGNIKGMEGREHTGQVNNKNRQEREDKFREGQLAALFCSPTMELGIDISDLSVVHMRNVPPSPANYAQRSGRAGRSGQEALVITYASAGSGHDRYFFNRQEQMVAGVVVPPKLELANQDLIKSHIYSIWLAYTGQSLGDSMNQILDLEADGYPLKESVKTQLTLSPSRQKECLEATNGILSDMFCQSDLGRSAWYSVDWVESVLVDALNAFDRACDRWRGLFAEASRQLQSARQIVDRSATGSVTDEERKNAEAQQREAQRQIYLLVGEANTKKSKNELVFYPYRYLAAEGFLPGYNFPRLPVRAYIPAGEQGEFISRPRAMALREFAPGNTLYYEGSKFQIFKTKIPVAGIDSQYKRASVCFNCGYFHPGDTQDTCENCRVEIRPDRYGNVAKLDRLLEMETAIARRRERITCDEEERLKSGYNITTHFRYAEQKRESALVTAKDGTELLRLTYGETATIWRINRGLKENRDDRGFKLDIQTGVWGNAKENSASDTLTSDKLHSEVSLMVEDTCNILVVEPLLLPSENPEAFLATMQHALETAIQAVYKLEEDELDSERLDSGKYILFWESAEGGAGVLSQLMANPSAFQDLANAALDICHFLQEKESCGQACYECLLSYRNQLDHPLLDRYLIKPRLDQLITSQLSRHIQDKSREEQYQQLRQQTDPASEFERVVLDEIYQRGLKLPDAAQELIPEADCKPDFLYKAAKYAIFCDGSAHDDPEVQAQDRIERDNLRYNASYNILTLRYDGDWRSMLANLESL; this comes from the coding sequence ATGTCCAAATCAATTCTCGATATTTTCAAATTCCGCCAAAACGTCATCGACGAATACCGCAGCTATATCGAAAGTTTCCTGAAAATCCGCGATGAGCGGCTTAAAACATTTGTTGACGAACAACTAGAAAAAGGACAACTTTGGACAGACCCCTTACTGCAACTCAACCCCACCTATAAACCCGGTGGAACAGTTACAGAACTAATTCGCCAGGGTGTCCTCCATCCAGACTGCGCCAAATACTTCTCTAAAAACGGCCAACCTTTTCACTTCCGCTACCACCAAGAGCAGGCATTTCTCGCCGCTCAACGCCAAGAGCCCTACGTCCTCACCACTGGGACCGGATCGGGCAAAAGTATGACCTATGTAGTGCCCATCTTTGATGACTTATTGCGCCATCCAGACATCAAAGGAGTGCGGGCAATTCTAGTTTACCCCATGAATGCCCTAATCAACTCCCAAAAAGAAGAATTAGAAAAATTTCTCCGGCAAGTGTCCCACACCCACATCCGGGTTGCACAATACACCGGACAAGAAAGTTTAGAGCAGAAAACCGCAATTCAGAACAACCCGCCCCAAATTCTGCTCACCAACTACATGATGTTGGAACTGATGCTCACCCGCACCCATGAAGATAAGCTGGTAGAATCCCCAAATCTGAAATTTTTAGTATTAGATGAACTGCATACCTATCGGGGGCGCCAAGGTGCAGATGTTGCCCTCCTCATTCGCAAACTCCGGCAAAGAAGCGGTCAAAACCTACTTTGTATCGGCACTAGCGCCACTATGTCCACAGGAGGGAGCCGCCAAAATCGCCAGGAAGTGGTGGCAGAAGTAGCCAGCAAACTATTTGGAGTAGAGGTAAAACCAAATAACGTTATCGATGAAACTTTAGAGCGTTCTATCAAAACTGTAGCCGCCACTCCTGCGCAACTGTGCCAGAGTATTCTCGCCGGTTTACCGCCAGAGTCCGCCCAAACTTTAACAGCTTTCCAGGCGCATCCTCTGAGCAACTGGATAGAGATGAATTTTGGCTTAGAAGAACAAGAGGGGCATTTAGTGCGGCGGACTCCTGTATCCTTAGAACAGGGGGCGAAAAAGTTAGCGGAATTTTGTGCTACTGCCTTATTGCCAGATGAGCAAAAGCCGAACTCCGCCCAATGTCTGGAAGTTCTGAAACAGATGTTTCTCTGGGGCAGTCGCACCAAGGGGCTGGCTTTTCGCTTACATCAGTTTATCTCGCAGGGGGGCAGTGTTTATACGACAATTGAGCCGAAAGATAAAAGGTGGCTCACCCTGGATGGGCAATATGTCACCAAAGATAAACGCCTACTTTATCCCCTAGTTTTTTGTCGGGATTGCGGTCAGGATTATTATATGGTACGCTATGATGGAGGGCAGAATACAGTATTGCCCCTGCTGCCTACTGCCATTGATATTGACCCGGATGATGAAGATATTCAAGAAGGCTACTTGACCTTAGATGAGCCGGGACTATGGCAGGATAGCGACCAAGAGAATTTGCCCGATACCTGGTTTACCGAGACGAAAAAAAAGGGACGTTATCCTAAAAAAGAATATGCCAAATTTATCCCGAAAAAGTTACAGATTTTACCCAATGGTCGCGTCACCAAATCTCTGTTAGAGGGAATTGGTTGTTGGTTTCTTCCTAAACCTTTTCTTTTGTGCCTGAATTGTGGTATAGTCCATGATAAGCGCAAAAATGAGTTTGCTAAACTGTCTCGGATTAGCAGTGAAGGACGCAGTACAGCTACAACTTTACTTTGCTTATCGGCGGTTGACAATTTGAAATCCAGCGCGGCGGTGAAAAGGGAAGCGGCGAAAATCCTCAGTTTCACGGATAATCGTCAAGATGCGTCTCTGCAAGCGGGTCATTTTAATGATTTTGTCCAAACCAGTTTTTTGCGGGTATCTCTGCATAAGGCATTACAGGCAAATGGGCAATTAACCCACAGCAATTTAGCCCGCGAAGTGGTAAAATATATGGGCTTGTCTCAGGGGGAATACGCCCAGGAAGTGGCGGAGTTTGGCTCTGGGAAGCGCCGGAATGAGGGGGCTTTTCAGGATTTAATCGAGTACCGCCTTTATGAGGACTTGCGGCGGGGGTGGCGAATTGTGCAGCCGAATTTGGAACAATGCGGTTTGCTGGCAATTGAATATGATGGGTTAGAGGAGGAATGTGGTAATGATGCTCTCTGGGAGAAGCATTCTGATGATATCCTGCTCCAAGCCACCCCGGAACAGCGGTTTATTGCGGCGAAAGCTCTGCTCGATCGCCTGCGGCGGGAATTGGCGATCGATGCGGAACTGCTGCAACCAGAACGTTGCCAACAGCTCAAAAAAGATGTGGTACAGGCTCTAAAAGACCCTTGGAGCTTTGAGGAAAAAGAACTGTTACAACAGGCTGCCCGAGCCACCCTCACATCGTCTAGCTCTCGAAAGAAAGGGGAGATACGAGAAATGAAACTCACTTCCCGCAGCAAAATTGGGCGGTTTCTGCGTGAAAAAGCATGGCCCTGGCGCAATTGGCCTTTAACTGAGCCAGAATATAACCATTTAATCGATGCTTTAGTCAACGCTCTGGCGGATGCCGGTTATTTGAAAAAACACCCCTCTGGGGTACAATTAAGGGTAGATTCCCTGGTGTGGAAAGCCACAAAGATTAGCAACCTGACCCCTGACCCGGTAACAGAGCGGCGGTTGCAGGGTCAGGAGGATACTCCGACTACAGTTAACACCTTCTTCCAAAACTTTTATGAAACCAAAGCGGGAAATATCAAAGGGATGGAAGGGCGAGAGCATACGGGACAGGTGAATAATAAAAACCGCCAGGAGCGGGAAGATAAGTTTCGGGAGGGACAGTTGGCGGCGTTATTTTGCTCTCCCACAATGGAGCTGGGAATTGATATTTCTGATTTAAGCGTGGTGCATATGCGCAATGTTCCCCCCAGTCCGGCTAATTATGCACAACGGAGCGGGCGAGCGGGGCGGAGCGGACAGGAGGCTCTAGTGATTACTTATGCTTCTGCAGGTAGCGGGCACGATCGCTATTTCTTCAACCGCCAGGAGCAAATGGTTGCGGGAGTTGTTGTCCCGCCGAAACTGGAATTGGCGAATCAGGATTTGATTAAATCCCACATTTATTCTATCTGGCTGGCATATACTGGGCAAAGTTTGGGGGATTCCATGAATCAAATTCTGGATTTAGAGGCGGATGGTTATCCCCTGAAAGAAAGTGTCAAAACCCAACTGACTTTGAGTCCGAGCCGGCAAAAGGAATGTCTAGAGGCAACTAATGGGATTCTCTCGGATATGTTTTGTCAGTCGGACTTGGGGCGATCGGCGTGGTATTCTGTGGATTGGGTGGAGTCGGTTTTGGTGGATGCACTGAATGCTTTTGACCGGGCGTGCGATCGCTGGCGAGGACTTTTCGCTGAGGCATCCCGTCAATTACAATCGGCTCGCCAAATTGTAGATCGATCGGCTACAGGCAGCGTTACCGACGAAGAGCGGAAGAATGCGGAAGCACAACAACGAGAAGCACAGCGGCAAATTTACTTGCTGGTGGGAGAAGCCAACACAAAGAAGAGTAAAAACGAGCTAGTATTTTATCCCTACCGCTACTTAGCCGCTGAGGGATTTTTGCCCGGTTATAACTTCCCCCGTCTGCCAGTGAGGGCTTATATTCCAGCGGGAGAACAGGGAGAATTTATTTCTCGCCCCCGTGCGATGGCTTTGCGCGAATTTGCTCCTGGTAATACTTTATACTATGAAGGCAGCAAATTTCAAATTTTCAAGACGAAAATCCCCGTGGCTGGGATAGACAGCCAATATAAGCGGGCGAGTGTTTGCTTTAATTGCGGTTATTTCCATCCCGGAGATACCCAGGATACCTGCGAAAACTGCCGGGTGGAAATTCGGCCCGATCGGTATGGGAATGTGGCGAAGCTCGATCGGCTTTTGGAGATGGAGACGGCGATCGCCCGACGGCGGGAACGGATTACCTGCGATGAGGAAGAGCGGCTGAAATCCGGTTACAATATTACCACCCATTTCCGCTACGCCGAGCAGAAACGAGAATCAGCATTAGTCACCGCCAAAGACGGGACGGAACTGCTGCGGTTAACCTATGGAGAAACCGCCACCATCTGGCGAATCAATCGCGGTCTGAAAGAGAATCGTGACGATCGAGGGTTTAAACTGGATATTCAAACCGGAGTTTGGGGCAATGCCAAAGAAAACTCAGCCAGCGACACCCTCACCAGCGATAAATTGCACAGTGAAGTCAGCTTGATGGTAGAGGATACCTGCAACATCCTGGTGGTAGAGCCACTGCTGCTCCCCAGTGAAAATCCCGAGGCATTTCTGGCCACTATGCAACATGCTTTAGAAACGGCGATTCAAGCGGTGTACAAACTAGAAGAAGACGAGCTAGACTCAGAGCGGTTAGATTCGGGTAAGTATATTCTGTTTTGGGAATCCGCCGAAGGAGGAGCGGGGGTTTTGTCTCAGCTCATGGCCAATCCCTCAGCTTTTCAGGACCTGGCTAATGCGGCTTTAGATATCTGCCATTTCCTGCAAGAGAAGGAAAGCTGCGGTCAGGCTTGCTATGAATGCTTACTATCTTACCGCAATCAGCTAGACCATCCTCTGCTCGATCGGTATCTCATCAAACCTCGGCTAGACCAACTTATCACCAGTCAACTCAGCCGCCATATCCAGGATAAATCCCGTGAAGA